In Mustela erminea isolate mMusErm1 chromosome 8, mMusErm1.Pri, whole genome shotgun sequence, a genomic segment contains:
- the KCNJ13 gene encoding inward rectifier potassium channel 13: MDGSNCKVIAPLLTQSYRRMVTKDGHSTLQMDGAQRGLAYLRDAWGILMDMRWRWMMLVFSASFVVHWLVFAVLWYVLAEMNGDLELDHDAPPENHTICVKYITSFTAAFSFSLETQLTIGYGTMFPSGDCPSAIALLAIQMLLGLMLEAFITGAFVAKIARPKNRAFSIRFTDLAVVAHIDGKPNLIFQVANTRPSPLTSVRVSAVLYQERENGELNQTSVDFHLDGISSEECPFFIFPLTYYHSIIPSSPLATLLQHESPPHFELVVFLSAMQEGTGEICQRRTSYLPSEIMLHHCFASLLTRGSKGEYQIKMENFDKTVPELPTPLVSKSPNRTDLDIRINGQSMDNFQISETGLTE; encoded by the exons ATGGATGGCAGTAACTGCAAAGTTATTGCTCCTCTTCTAACTCAGAGCTACCGGAGGATGGTCACCAAGGACGGCCATAGCACACTTCAAATGGATGGTGCTCAAAGAGGTCTTGCATATCTGCGAGATGCTTGGGGAATCCTAATGGACATGCGCTGGCGCTGGATGATGTtggtcttttctgcttcttttgttGTTCATTGGCTTGTCTTTGCAGTGCTCTGGTATGTTCTAGCTGAGATGAATGGTGATCTGGAACTAGATCATGATGCCCCACCTGAAAACCACACTATCTGTGTGAAGTACATCACCAGTTTCACAGCTgcattctccttctccctggagACACAACTCACAATTGGTTATGGTACCATGTTCCCCAGTGGTGACTGTCCAAGTGCAATCGCCTTACTTGCCATACAAATGCTCCTAGGCCTCATGCTAGAGGCTTTTATTACAg GTGCCTTTGTGGCGAAGATTGCCCGGCCAAAAAATCGAGCTTTCTCAATTCGCTTTACAGACTTAGCAGTAGTTGCTCACATAGATGGCAAACCTAATCTAATTTTCCAAGTGGCCAACACTCGACCTAGCCCTCTGACCAGTGTCCGGGTCTCAGCTGTACTCTATCAGGAAAGAGAAAACGGTGAACTCAACCAGACCAGTGTGGACTTCCATCTTGATGGCATCAGTTCTGAGGAATGTCCATTCTTTATCTTTCCACTAACCTACTATCACTCCATTATACCATCAAGTCCTCTGGCTACTCTGCTCCAGCATGAAAGTCCTCCCCACTTCGAATTAGTTGTGTTCCTCTCAGCAATGCAGGAAGGCACTGGAGAAATATGCCAAAGGAGGACATCCTACCTACCCTCCGAGATCATGTTACATCACTGTTTTGCCTCTCTGTTGACCCGGGGTTCCAAAGGTGAATATCAAATCAAGATGGAGAATTTTGACAAGACTGTTCCTGAACTTCCAACTCCTCTAGTCTCCAAGAGCCCAAACAGGACTGACCTGGACATCCGTATCAACGGACAAAGCATGGACAATTTTCAGATCTCGGAAACAGGACTGACAGAATAA